A stretch of DNA from Hydrogenophaga sp. SL48:
ACGAACCAGGGCGAGAGCTGGGGCGCGTCGGCCGTGCCGGTGGCCAGCCGCGTCATGGGCAGGGTGAGCGCGAACACCACCACGCCGATCAGGCCGAGCCACAGGCCCAGGGTCTGTTCGCGGTGGCTGGGCAGGGCGGGCAGCGCGGTGCTGTGGCTCATGTCGGGCCCCCAATGCCTGTCACCAGCATCCACGCTGCGGTGAGCACCAGCGCGCCGGCCATGATCCGATTGAACACCAGCAGGCGTGCGCCCGTGGCCACGCCGTCCACCACCGGCCCAGCCAGCCAGTGGCGCAGCAGGGAACCGACGGTGGCGTAAAGCAGGTTGCTGAACAACGCGAAGGCCAGCATCAGCGGCAGCACCTGGACGAAGCGCTCCAGCGCGTCCGGCCGCCCGGCGATCCAGCCCGCCACGATCGACAGCGCCAGCATCCAGGCCTTGATGTTGAGGAACTGCAGGCCCACGCCCTGCGCGAACGTGACTTGCAGCCGCTCGGCCTTGACCTGGCTGAGCGAGCGGCTGCCCCAGAGTTTCCACGCCATCCACAGCAGGTAGGCGCAGCCACCGATCAGGATGGCCCATCGCAAGGCCGGCTGCGCCACGATCAGCGTGCCCAGCCCACCCGCACACAGCGCCAGCAACAGACCCCAGCCCACCGGCACCGCGCAGACGAAGCGCAGCGAATGCCGCAGGCCGAAGTTGGCCGCGAGCGCGGTGGACAGCGTGGTGTTGGGCCCCGGGGTGAAGCTGGTGGCCGTGGCCAGCACCAGCAGGGCGCTGAACTCGCTGGCGGTCATGCGCGGCCCTTTGCGCACGCGCACCGCGTGGCCATGGAGACGGGACGGTGGCGGGTGAAAAGGGCTTGCGACGGCATGTCAATCACTTTATCCTTGTCCGGCCATACACCAGCCATACAGTTCAGGTGTTCAGTTCAACAACTGTATGGTCTGCCCCGGCCACACACCGCCATGTTCAACACCCCCGACACCCGCCCCGCCGACGCGCTCGCCAGCGCGCCCGCCCTCAGCCGCACGGCGGCACAGACGCTGGCCGAGCAGCTGGCTGGGCGTTTTGCCGCCCGCATCCGCGACCGCCTGCTCGCGCCCGGCGCGCGCCTGCCCAGCGTGCGCCAGTGTGCGGCCCAGCAGGGACTGAGCCCGTCCACCGTGGTGGCGGCCTACGACCTGCTGCTGGCGCAGGGCCTGGTGCAGGCGCAGCGTTATCGCGGCTTTTTCGTGCGCGAGCGGGCGCCGCGCGGCGGCCCGGCGGCGCCCGCGCCCAGCGACGCGCCGGCCCGCATGGCCGCGCCGGTGAACGCGGCGGCGCTGATCCGCGGCATGTTCCACCCGCCGGGCTCGCAACCACAGCCCGGCATGGGCGCCTTCCCGCCCGACTGGATGGCCTCCACCTTCATGCAGGCCGCGGTGCGCCGCGTCACCACGCCGCAGGCGCTGGCCGACAACTCGCTGCGCTACGGCGAACCGCTGGGTGATGGCGCGTTGCGCCGTGTGCTGGCCACGCGGCTGCAGAGCCTGGGCCTGCACGCCGGGCCGGGCCAGATCATCACCACCGTGGGGGCCACGCACGCGCTCGACATCGTGAGCCGCACCCTGCTGAAACCAGGCGACTGCGTGATGGTGGAAGAGCCGGGCTGGGCCGTCGAGTTCGCCCGGCTCGATGCCATGGGCATGCGCATCCTGCCGGTGCCGCGCGGCCCGGCCGGGCCCGATCTGGCGGTGATGGCGCGCTACTGCGAGGAACACGCGCCCAAGCTGTTTGTGAGCGTGAGCGTGTTGCACAACCCGACCGGCCACAGCCTCTCGCCGGCCAGCGCGCACCGTGTGCTGCAGCTCGCGCAGCAGCACGGTTTCTACGTGGTGGAGGACGACACCTACGGCCACATCGCACCCGAGCACGCCACCCGCATGAGCGTGCTCGATGGCCTGCAGCGCACCATCTACGTGAGCGGTTTCGCCAAGATCCTGGCGCCGAACTGGCGCGTGGGCTACCTGGTCGCGCCGCCCGACTGGGTGGAACGCCTGCTCGACACCAAGCTGCTCACCACGCTGACCACGCCCAGCCTGCTGGAGCGTGCGCTGGCGCACTGCATCGAGCAGGGCCAGCTGCTGCGCCATGCCGAGCGCATCCGCGCGCGGCTCGACGAAGCGCGCAGCCGCAGCGTGAAGCTGGCGCAGGCGGCGGGCTGCCGTTTCGTGTCGGAGCCGGCGGGTCTGTTTGGCTGGGTGGACACGGGCGTGGACACCGAAGCGCTGGCGCAGCGCATGCTGGACGAGGGATACCTGATCGCGCCCGGCGCGCTGTTCCACGCCGCGCGCGCGCCGAGCACCCTGATGCGCATCAACTTCGCGACCACGCAGGACGCCGCGTTCTGGAAGGTGTTCAGGCGGCTGGCGGTTCGCTGAGCAAGGCGGCGAGCGCGGTGTCGATCTGCTGCGCTTCGGTCTGCATCAGCGGCAGCGCGCGCTCGAACAGCTTCCAGTCGCGCGAACGCGCGGCCAGTTCCAGTCCTTTGGAGAGCAGGGCGCCGCGTTCGGCCGTCATGCTGCCGAGCGAGCCCTTGAGTCCATGCGCGTGGGCGATGGCCAGGTGGGGGTCTTGTGACAACAAGGCGGCTTGCAACTGCTCCAGGCGCTCGGCCAGATCGCTGCGCATCGCGTGCGCCAGCTGGCGCAGCGTGGCCTCGTCGCCGTCGAGCCGGCGGCGCAGTTTGTTCACGTCGATGGCGCCGGCGGTCGCCGGGGAGCGCTGGCTGGCCTGTGGCGCGGATTCGACCGGGAGGCCGTGTGCGGGAGGGAGCGAGATGCGCCGCAGCGCGTCGTCCATCGCATGCATCAGAGCCCTTGGACCCACCGGCTTGGGCGTGTAGCCGTCCATGCCGGCGGCCAGGCAGGCCTCGCGGTCGCCGATCATGGCGTTGGCCGTCACCGCCACGATCGGTGTGTGTGGCAGCCCCTTCAGGGTTTCCAGTTCGCGGATGCGCCGCGTTGCTTCGAGCCCGTTGCTGCCGGGCATCTGCACATCCATCAGCACGAGATCCACCCCGCCTTGCGACCACTGCTGCACCGCGCGATCGCCGTCGCGAGCGTTGCGCACGGTGCAGCCCAGGCGCTGCAGCAACTGGTTCATCAGCAGCTCATTGACCGGGTGATCTTCTGCGACCAGCACGCACAGCCCGGCAAAACGCTGGCCGGCTTGCGCCACCCCGTTCAGCTCCACCGGCCCGCTCAGCGGACCCTTGTCAGGCACGGCGGGCTCGCCGAGCGGCAGGGTCACCGTGAAGGTGCTGCCCTGGCCGAGCTCGCTTTGCAACTCGATGCCTCCGCCCATGAGCTGGACCAGGCGCGAGCAGATCGCCAGGCCCAGCCCGCTGCCGCCGAAGCGGCGCGCGGTGGAGGCGTCGGCCTGGGTGAAGGCGTCAAAAATCGTGGTCTGCTGCTTGGGTGAAATGCCCACACCGCTGTCCTGCACCTGCAGGCGCAGCAGGCGCTGGCCTGTGCCGGCGGCCGACAGTGCCTGGGCCGAGACCCGGATGCGCCCGCCGCGCGGGGTGAACTTCAGCGCGTTCGACAGCAGGTTGCCCAGCACCTGGCGCAACCGCCCCGGGTCGCCAAGCATCTGCGTCGGAAGGTCAGGCGCGGTTTGCAAGGTCCAGTCCAGTGGCTTGGCACGCGCCTGTTCGGCATAAAGGGCACTCACTTCGTCCAGTGTGTCGCGCAGGTTGAAGGGAACGTGTTCGATGCTGAGCTTGCCCGCTTCGATGCGAGAGAGGTCCAGCACGTCGTTGAGCAGGGCCAGCAGCGCGTGGGCCGAGCTGTCCATCAGGTCGAGCCAGCTCTTTTGTTCCGGGTTCAGTGGCGAATCCATCAACAGCCGTGTCAGGCCCATCAGTGCGTTGAGTGGTGTGCGCACCTCGTGGCTGATGTTGGCCAGGAACTCGCTCTTGGCGCGGCTGGCCTGCTCGGCCAATTCGCGTGCGCGCTCGCCCTGGGCTTCGACGCGCTTGCGTTCACTGATGTCGGCATGCGTGCCCATCAGGCGGATGGGACGGCCCTTGGCGTCGTGTTCAGCCACCATGGCGTGGCTTTCGATCCAGAGCCAGCCATCGACCGTGCGCACGCGGTATTGCGACACCGCGTGCTGCTGCTGTCCTTTCAGCAGGGAGCGGGTCACGGCGTCCACACGGGCGAGATCGTCGGGGTGCACACGGTCAAGCAGGCCGCGGGTGTCCCAATGGCCTTCCATGGCGATGTCGCCCAGCATCTCGCCCCAGCGCGCGGTCAGAAAAACCTGTTGCGAGGGCAGTTGCCAGTCCCACAGTGCCAGCCGGGCGGCGTCCACCGCGAGCTGCAGGCGGTCGCGCGTCTCGTCCAGGGCCTCTTCGGCCAGCAGACGGCTGTTGGATTCGCGGTGCACCGAGCTGCGCAGGCGGTCCAGCTCATGGTTCTGCCGGTCGAGCTCGGCCATCAGCACCCGCGTGCGCTCGCGCTCTTCTTTCAGATCCTGCAAGGTGCGTTGCAGGTCGAGGGCGATGCGTTGGGCGCTGTTGGGCATGGGTGTGTGGGTGGCTGTGCACCCCGGGGGAAAGGGTCAGCTGCCGCCGAGCGCTTCCCAGCGCTCCATGGACTGCAGCCATTCAGCTTCTATTTCGGCATGCCGGGCGCCCAATTGAGCCGCGCGTGCCGCGTCGCTGACAAACAGCGCACCGCCGTTCAGGGCGGCGTCGATCTCTGCCTGCTCCGCTTCCAGCTTTTTCAGGAGCGCGGGCAGGGCGTCGAATTCACGCTGCTCCCTGTAGCTGAGCTTGCGTTTGGCGGTGGGCGCGGTGGCAGCGGGTGCTGCTGGGGCGGGTGTGGGCGCTGCGGCCGGCGCTGTTGCGGGCGTCCGTTCGCGTTGCAGCTCCGCCGCCCGGGCCGATTGGGTGAGCCAGTCCTGCACATCGCCCACGTACTCACGCCAGCGGCCGTCGCCTTCGGCCACCAGCGTGCTGGTGACCACGTTGTCCAGGAAGCGGCGGTCGTGGCTGACCAGGAACACCGTACCTTCGTACTGCTGCAACAGGTCTTCCAGCAGCTCCAGCGTGTCGATGTCCAGGTCGTTGGTGGGTTCGTCCAGCACCAGCACGTTGGCCGGGCGCGCAAACAGGCGCGCCAGCAGCAGGCGGTTGCGCTCGCCACCCGAGAGCGTGCGTACCGGCGCGTTGGCCCGCGCCGGCGAGAAAAGGAAGTCGCTCAGGTAGCTCTTGACGTGGGTGCGCTTGTTGCCGATCTCGATCCACTCGCTGCCCGGGCTGATGAAATCTTCCAGCGTGGCGTCGAGGTCGATCTGGTCGCGCATCTGGTCAAAGTACGCCACGCTTTGTTTGCTGCCCTGGCGCACCGTGCCGCTGTCGGGTGCGAGTTCGCCCAGGATGATTTTCAGCAGTGTCGTCTTGCCCGCGCCGTTGGGGCCGATCAGACCGATCTTGTCGCCACGCAGGATGGTGGCGGTGAAGTCGCGGATCACCGTGCGCTGGCCGCCGCTGGCCGTGGGGAAGGATTTGCCGATCTTCTCCAGTTCGGCCACGATCTTGCCGCTGGTGGTGCCACTGGCGACCTCCAGCTTCACGCTGCCGACCGCGTCGCGACGCTGCGCGCGCTGTTCACGCAATCGCTCCAGTCGGGTGATGCGCCCTTGAGCGCGGGTGCGGCGGGCTTCCACGCCCTTACGGATCCACACCTCTTCCTGGGCCAGCAGCTTGTCGGCACGGGCATTGATCACGGCCTCCTGCGCCGCCTGTTCTTCTTTCAGAAGCTGGTACTGGGCAAAATTGCCGGGGTAGCTCAGCAGGCGCCCGCGGTCCAGTTCAACCATGCGCGTGGCCACGCGGTCCAGGAAGGCCCGGTCGTGACTGATGGTCACCACGCTGCCCTTGTATTCCAGCAGCAGATCTTCCAGCCAGGTGATGCTGTCCAGGTCCAAGTGGTTGGTCGGCTCGTCCAGCAGCAGCACGTCGGGGCGGCTCACCAGCGCCTGCGCCAAGGCCACGCGCTTCTTGTTGCCTCCCGAGAGCTGACCCACGGTGACGTCCCCTTCCAGGTGCAGCCGATGCAAGGTCTCTTCGACGCGCTGCTCCCAATTCCACGCGTCCAGGGCTTCGATTCGGTTCTGCAGCGCATCCAGATCCAGGCCGTCAGCGCCACTCAAATAGAGGTCGCGCGCCGCGCGAGCGTCGGCCAGCCCCACGCTAGCGGCTTCAAACACGGTGCTCTGCAGGTCCA
This window harbors:
- the abc-f gene encoding ribosomal protection-like ABC-F family protein, yielding MALITLQNAQLAFGHVALLDHTDFALESQERVGLIGRNGTGKSSLLKILAALEKPDDGTLQTQTGLRVAYVPQEPILDLQSTVFEAASVGLADARAARDLYLSGADGLDLDALQNRIEALDAWNWEQRVEETLHRLHLEGDVTVGQLSGGNKKRVALAQALVSRPDVLLLDEPTNHLDLDSITWLEDLLLEYKGSVVTISHDRAFLDRVATRMVELDRGRLLSYPGNFAQYQLLKEEQAAQEAVINARADKLLAQEEVWIRKGVEARRTRAQGRITRLERLREQRAQRRDAVGSVKLEVASGTTSGKIVAELEKIGKSFPTASGGQRTVIRDFTATILRGDKIGLIGPNGAGKTTLLKIILGELAPDSGTVRQGSKQSVAYFDQMRDQIDLDATLEDFISPGSEWIEIGNKRTHVKSYLSDFLFSPARANAPVRTLSGGERNRLLLARLFARPANVLVLDEPTNDLDIDTLELLEDLLQQYEGTVFLVSHDRRFLDNVVTSTLVAEGDGRWREYVGDVQDWLTQSARAAELQRERTPATAPAAAPTPAPAAPAATAPTAKRKLSYREQREFDALPALLKKLEAEQAEIDAALNGGALFVSDAARAAQLGARHAEIEAEWLQSMERWEALGGS
- a CDS encoding ATP-binding protein translates to MPNSAQRIALDLQRTLQDLKEERERTRVLMAELDRQNHELDRLRSSVHRESNSRLLAEEALDETRDRLQLAVDAARLALWDWQLPSQQVFLTARWGEMLGDIAMEGHWDTRGLLDRVHPDDLARVDAVTRSLLKGQQQHAVSQYRVRTVDGWLWIESHAMVAEHDAKGRPIRLMGTHADISERKRVEAQGERARELAEQASRAKSEFLANISHEVRTPLNALMGLTRLLMDSPLNPEQKSWLDLMDSSAHALLALLNDVLDLSRIEAGKLSIEHVPFNLRDTLDEVSALYAEQARAKPLDWTLQTAPDLPTQMLGDPGRLRQVLGNLLSNALKFTPRGGRIRVSAQALSAAGTGQRLLRLQVQDSGVGISPKQQTTIFDAFTQADASTARRFGGSGLGLAICSRLVQLMGGGIELQSELGQGSTFTVTLPLGEPAVPDKGPLSGPVELNGVAQAGQRFAGLCVLVAEDHPVNELLMNQLLQRLGCTVRNARDGDRAVQQWSQGGVDLVLMDVQMPGSNGLEATRRIRELETLKGLPHTPIVAVTANAMIGDREACLAAGMDGYTPKPVGPRALMHAMDDALRRISLPPAHGLPVESAPQASQRSPATAGAIDVNKLRRRLDGDEATLRQLAHAMRSDLAERLEQLQAALLSQDPHLAIAHAHGLKGSLGSMTAERGALLSKGLELAARSRDWKLFERALPLMQTEAQQIDTALAALLSEPPAA
- a CDS encoding aminotransferase-like domain-containing protein, translated to MFNTPDTRPADALASAPALSRTAAQTLAEQLAGRFAARIRDRLLAPGARLPSVRQCAAQQGLSPSTVVAAYDLLLAQGLVQAQRYRGFFVRERAPRGGPAAPAPSDAPARMAAPVNAAALIRGMFHPPGSQPQPGMGAFPPDWMASTFMQAAVRRVTTPQALADNSLRYGEPLGDGALRRVLATRLQSLGLHAGPGQIITTVGATHALDIVSRTLLKPGDCVMVEEPGWAVEFARLDAMGMRILPVPRGPAGPDLAVMARYCEEHAPKLFVSVSVLHNPTGHSLSPASAHRVLQLAQQHGFYVVEDDTYGHIAPEHATRMSVLDGLQRTIYVSGFAKILAPNWRVGYLVAPPDWVERLLDTKLLTTLTTPSLLERALAHCIEQGQLLRHAERIRARLDEARSRSVKLAQAAGCRFVSEPAGLFGWVDTGVDTEALAQRMLDEGYLIAPGALFHAARAPSTLMRINFATTQDAAFWKVFRRLAVR
- a CDS encoding LysE family translocator, encoding MTASEFSALLVLATATSFTPGPNTTLSTALAANFGLRHSLRFVCAVPVGWGLLLALCAGGLGTLIVAQPALRWAILIGGCAYLLWMAWKLWGSRSLSQVKAERLQVTFAQGVGLQFLNIKAWMLALSIVAGWIAGRPDALERFVQVLPLMLAFALFSNLLYATVGSLLRHWLAGPVVDGVATGARLLVFNRIMAGALVLTAAWMLVTGIGGPT